CTCGCACCGGCCCGGCGTCTGGATCCACGGCGAAGACGGATACCGGTACCTCCCCGGCCCCCCGACGATCCGGCTCGATGCTGACCGGCGCTTCATCGTCAACGTGGGGAGCGCGGGGCAGCCGCGCGACCGCGATTCGCGCGCCGCCTACGCGGTGTGGGACGCCGCGGCGGGCAGCGTCACGATCCACCGCGTCCCCTACGACACCGCGACCGCCCAGAGCAAGATCTACCGCGCGGGGCTCCCGCGCATCCTCGGCGAGCGACTGGCCGATGGCCGGTGACGCGCCAGCCGGCCAGGCGAGCATCTTCCAGGTCGCCCGGTGCCGGATCCCGCTGCTCCTGGGCTCGGCGCTCCTGGGCGTCCTGGCCTACCCGAACCTCAACTGGCACCTCCTGATCTGGGTCGCGCTCGTCCCGGTCTTCGCGTGCGCGCTCGTGCGCGGGCCGCGGCAGGCCTTGGCCGACGGCTGGCTCCACGGCCTCGTCTTCTTCACCCTCCTCCTCCGCTGGCTCGACCATACCTTCCGTACGTACAGCGTGATGCCGTGGCCGCTCACCTGGCTCCCCATCCTGGGATTGGCTGGCTACTGCGGGCTCTACACCGGACTCGTGGCGGCGGGGGTGAGCTGGCTCCGCTGCCGTCTCGGACCCGCCCCGAGCCTGGCCGCGGCGCCCGTCCTCTGGATCGCCGGCGAGTGGGTCAGGGGACACGCGCTTTCCGGATTCCCCTGGGGCCTCCTGGGCTACTCCCAGGCATTCGCGCTCCCGGTGATCCAGATCGCAGAGTGGACCGGCGTCTACGGCGTCTCGTTCCTCGTCGCTAGCGTGAACTCCGCCCTGGCTGGCGCGGCGGTGCTCGGCTGGCGGAGGGCCGCGCGGGGGCTGGCGGGTGCCGCGGCGCTGGTGCTGCTCGCCCTTGTCGCGGGATGGCAGGCGCTCGCCGCGGTCGTCGACGACTCACTCCGCATCGCTGTGGTGCAGCCGTCGATCGACCAGGCCCGCAAGTGGGATATGGCCATGCTCACCCGGACCCTGGAAGTCCACCGCGATCTGACACTGGAGGCGACGCGCACGTCGGCGAGGCTGGTGATCTGGCCCGAAACGGCGATCCCCCTGCTTCTTCGGGAGGATCCGGCTCTGCTGGGGCGCCTGCGCGGGCTCGCCGCTGAGGTCGGAGCGCCGCTGGTGGTGGGGGGGATTGACGGGGATCGGGCAGGCCGGCGCTACTTTAACAGCGCGTTTTTCCTGACGGAACGAGGGATCGAGGCGAAGTATGATAAAATACATCTCGTTCCGTTCGGCGAGTACGTTCCCCTGTCGGGGGTGCTCGGGTTCGTCCGGGGGTGGGGTGAGTTCATCTCCGAGCTCGTGCCGGGCAGGACACCGGTGGTGTTCCCGTTCCGGGAGGCGCCGTTCGGCGTCGTGATCTGCTACGAGGGGCTGTTCCCGGAACTTTTCCGAGAGTTCGTGGCAAAAGGAGCGCGCTTGATGGTCAACATCACGAACGACGCGTGGTTCGGCGAGACCAGCGGCCCGTGGCAGCACCTGTCGGTGCTGCCGCTCCGCGCGGTGGAGAACCGCGTGGCGATCGCGCGCTCCGCGAACACGGGGGTGTCCGCGGTGATCGAGCCGAGCGGCCGGGTCCGGCAGACGCTTGGGCTCTTCCGGCGCGGTATGCTCGGAGACAGCGTCCCGCGCTCGAGCCGCACCACCTTCTACACCCGCTACGGCGATGCCTTCGCCTATGCCTGCCTCGGGCTCGCCCTTGCGACCGTAGCCTGGGCGGTTTCCAGGAGGGCCGGCTAGGATGCTCGGCGAGCTGAAGCGCGAGGTGCTCGAGGTCGAGAAGCGGCTCGAAGATCTCCGGGGGCACCTTTGACATCCCCGCCAAGGAAGCCCGCCTCAGCCAGATCGAGGCCGAGATGGCCTCGCCGGCCTTCTGGGATGGCCGCCGCCGTTCCCAGGGGCTGATCCAGGAACGTTCCGAGCTGGCCCGCCTGCTGGGTCGCTGGCGGAACCTCGCAAAGCAAGCCGAGGAGCTCCGCGTCCTCTGGGAGCTCGCCGCCGAGGAGGGAGACGAGGGGCTCGCACCCGAGATCGAGGCCGGCCTCCGCGAGCTCCGGCGAGGCCTCGACGAGTTCGAGCTCAAGGTCACGCTCTCCGGTCCCCACGACCCCAAGGCGGCGATCGTTTCGATCCACTCCGGGGCGGGGGGCACCGAGTCCCAGGACTGGGCCCAGATGCTCATGCGGATGTACCTGCGCTGGGCCGAGCGCGCGGGCTACGCGGCCGAGGTGGTGGACCTGCTCCCCGGGGAAGAGGCGGGGGTCAAGTCGGTCACGCTGGAAATCACCGGCGAGTACTCCTACGGCTACCTCAAGGGCGAGACCGGTGTGCACCGGCTGGTCCGGATCTCGCCCTTCGATGCCTCCCGCCGTCGTCACACCTCTTTCGCCTCCGTCTCCGTGATCCCCGAAGTCGAGGACGTGGAGGTCGTGATCCGCGACGAGGACATTCGAATCGACGTCTTCCGGTCGTCCGGGCCCGGAGGGCAGGGGGTGAACACCGCGGATTCGGCGGTCCGCATCACCCACTACCCGACGACCATCGTCGTTCAATGCCAGAACGAACGCTCCCAGCTTCGCAACCGTGACACCGCCATGCGGATCCTGCGGGCCCGTCTCTACCAGCTCTACGAGAAGAAGCAGCGGGAAGAGCTGGCCGAGCTGACCGGGGAGAAGAAGGAGATCGCCTTCGGAAGCCAGATCCGCTCGTACACCTTTCATCCGTACCAGCTCATCAAGGACCATCGCACGGGCCTCGAGGTGGGGAACGTGGAGGCGGTGATGGACGGCGACCTCGATCCCTTCATCAAGGCCTTCCTCGTTTCGGGGAAGCCGGCCTAGCCGTGGGAACACGGGCCCCGCTGGGCGTCGATGAAGCCTGACGCGACCAACGAGCTGATCCGCCAGCGCCACGCCAAGCTCCGGGCCCTCCGGGAGCGCGGGATCGATCCGTTCGGCGCCCGCTACCCGGTGACCCACTGGGTTCGCGACTTCGAGGGGCTCCGGGCTGCCTCGACGGAAGAGGAGCTCCGGAACTTCGGTACGGTCAGCGTGGCGGGCCGCATCATGGCGCTCCGGCACCACGGCAAGACCTGTTTCGCGCACCTCCGCGACTACACCGGCCAGATTCAGCTCTACGGCCGCGCCGACCAGCTAGCGGACGAGTACGTGCTCTTCGCGGACCTGGACGCGGGCGATTTCATCGGCGTGACCGGCGAGCTGTTTCGACCGCGCACGGGCGAGCTGACGGTCGCCGTCAAATCGTTCGCGTTCCTCGCCAAGTCGCTCCGGCCACTCCCGGAGAAGTGGCACGGCCTGAAGGACGTCGAGACGCGCTACCGCCAGCGGTACGTGGACCTGCTGGTGAACCCCGCGGTCCGCAACGTGTTCGTGCTGAAGACGCGGCTGATCCAGGCGATGCGGGAATTCCTCGATGCCCGCGGGTTCATCGAGGTCGAGACTCCCATGATGCAGCCGATCCCGGGCGGGGCCGCCGCGCGCCCGTTCGTCACGCACCACAACGCCCTGGGTGTGGACCTCTATCTGCGGGTGGCGCCGGAGCTCTACCTGAAGCGCCTCGTCGTCGGCGGGTTCGACCGGGTCTACGAGATGAATCG
The sequence above is a segment of the Candidatus Rokuibacteriota bacterium genome. Coding sequences within it:
- the lnt gene encoding apolipoprotein N-acyltransferase, giving the protein MAGDAPAGQASIFQVARCRIPLLLGSALLGVLAYPNLNWHLLIWVALVPVFACALVRGPRQALADGWLHGLVFFTLLLRWLDHTFRTYSVMPWPLTWLPILGLAGYCGLYTGLVAAGVSWLRCRLGPAPSLAAAPVLWIAGEWVRGHALSGFPWGLLGYSQAFALPVIQIAEWTGVYGVSFLVASVNSALAGAAVLGWRRAARGLAGAAALVLLALVAGWQALAAVVDDSLRIAVVQPSIDQARKWDMAMLTRTLEVHRDLTLEATRTSARLVIWPETAIPLLLREDPALLGRLRGLAAEVGAPLVVGGIDGDRAGRRYFNSAFFLTERGIEAKYDKIHLVPFGEYVPLSGVLGFVRGWGEFISELVPGRTPVVFPFREAPFGVVICYEGLFPELFREFVAKGARLMVNITNDAWFGETSGPWQHLSVLPLRAVENRVAIARSANTGVSAVIEPSGRVRQTLGLFRRGMLGDSVPRSSRTTFYTRYGDAFAYACLGLALATVAWAVSRRAG
- the prfB gene encoding peptide chain release factor 2 (programmed frameshift), translated to MLGELKREVLEVEKRLEDLRGHLDIPAKEARLSQIEAEMASPAFWDGRRRSQGLIQERSELARLLGRWRNLAKQAEELRVLWELAAEEGDEGLAPEIEAGLRELRRGLDEFELKVTLSGPHDPKAAIVSIHSGAGGTESQDWAQMLMRMYLRWAERAGYAAEVVDLLPGEEAGVKSVTLEITGEYSYGYLKGETGVHRLVRISPFDASRRRHTSFASVSVIPEVEDVEVVIRDEDIRIDVFRSSGPGGQGVNTADSAVRITHYPTTIVVQCQNERSQLRNRDTAMRILRARLYQLYEKKQREELAELTGEKKEIAFGSQIRSYTFHPYQLIKDHRTGLEVGNVEAVMDGDLDPFIKAFLVSGKPA